The proteins below are encoded in one region of Methanofollis aquaemaris:
- a CDS encoding ABC transporter substrate-binding protein, with product MDRTLTAILLVATIVAAVVAGAAIFAPAGQQPDQPQTPTPESTNPHQGITAAPESHPTLTIVPTISPTNETPVPTPTPENTTAPEVTANVTETTPASSSDWEDSGSDSSTPSYRTVTDMNGDTVRIPYTTHHVVTLYTPAAAMVMAIDGDAKRLAGIDRFASIDEGFQTIDPSISDIPVVSGTGIEVNKEAILAVHPDVIIAGSWSKGGLDEVGVPVVYLNTNGFDDVTGALTVIGDVLNKKERAEDLVSYLGDRRSALVEMTGEIPEADQDNAYITWRSPLHTFAGGEFHSQWAHDAGCRFASEELVGHRQEVNFEQVATWSPDVIILSNNGDPQALLTDPAWQEIKAVKHGKVYRIPRFVGDWGSPVPEAVLGMEWLANGTYPETVDLDMVAEAQDFYSLFYDYDLSEEEAREIMGPIPAPHVRTVTVTDGAGRDVEIRLPVERIVTNYPPAVRMVTTLGAADRFVGVDSITQSQTDQFVCLLNPGIADLTCVGNPRDLNVETVLELQPDLVLVAGWNKESLEDLEDKGLTVFGVVAENHDQMKSTMSQLGKALGSDDAATDFTEIYQNTLDAVTSQTGDLPEEQRPKVYLGGWNGISSSAGGEMFQSSLIEAAGGENVASELAGTRWADVNTEQLLAWDPDIIFLVQYQSVSTPESVMSDPDLHSITAVKNGQVYWFPSNICEWDSPSPQTALGLEWTAKTLHPDLFKDTDVTADADSFYEQFYGTSFTELGGTVPGTTFPGLKTTTPVPTTVSTETGAEA from the coding sequence ATGGATAGAACGCTAACCGCCATTTTACTGGTAGCAACCATCGTTGCCGCTGTAGTTGCAGGTGCGGCCATCTTTGCACCTGCCGGGCAGCAACCGGATCAACCGCAGACGCCGACTCCGGAGAGTACAAACCCCCATCAGGGCATTACGGCCGCCCCGGAGTCGCACCCCACCCTCACCATCGTACCCACCATCTCTCCGACAAACGAGACGCCGGTCCCGACCCCAACGCCGGAAAATACCACCGCACCTGAAGTGACGGCCAATGTCACCGAAACCACCCCTGCATCGTCATCAGACTGGGAGGATTCCGGGAGCGACAGTTCGACGCCATCATACAGGACAGTCACCGATATGAACGGCGACACCGTCAGGATACCGTACACCACCCACCATGTCGTGACCCTCTACACCCCTGCGGCCGCTATGGTCATGGCGATCGACGGGGATGCAAAACGCCTGGCGGGCATCGATCGCTTTGCCTCCATCGACGAAGGCTTTCAGACCATCGACCCATCCATCTCGGATATCCCGGTCGTCAGCGGGACCGGCATCGAGGTGAACAAGGAAGCGATCCTCGCTGTCCACCCCGACGTGATCATCGCCGGTTCCTGGTCGAAGGGAGGACTCGATGAGGTCGGTGTACCGGTCGTCTACCTCAACACGAACGGTTTCGACGATGTCACCGGTGCCCTCACCGTCATCGGGGATGTCCTGAACAAGAAAGAACGCGCCGAAGACCTTGTCTCATACCTCGGTGACAGACGCTCGGCCCTTGTCGAGATGACCGGCGAGATCCCGGAGGCCGACCAGGACAACGCCTACATCACCTGGAGGTCGCCGCTCCACACCTTCGCCGGCGGCGAGTTCCACTCCCAGTGGGCACATGACGCGGGATGCCGCTTCGCCTCCGAAGAACTCGTCGGCCACCGCCAGGAAGTGAACTTCGAGCAGGTCGCCACCTGGAGCCCCGACGTGATCATCCTCAGCAACAATGGTGACCCGCAGGCCCTCCTCACCGACCCTGCCTGGCAGGAGATCAAGGCCGTAAAGCACGGCAAGGTCTACCGCATCCCGCGCTTTGTCGGCGACTGGGGCAGCCCGGTTCCCGAGGCGGTCCTCGGTATGGAATGGCTTGCAAACGGCACCTACCCCGAGACCGTCGACCTCGATATGGTCGCCGAGGCCCAGGACTTCTACAGCCTCTTCTACGACTACGATCTCTCTGAAGAGGAGGCCCGCGAGATCATGGGTCCGATACCTGCTCCCCACGTCAGGACCGTCACCGTCACCGATGGTGCAGGGAGAGACGTCGAGATCCGTCTCCCGGTGGAACGGATCGTGACCAACTATCCCCCGGCTGTCCGGATGGTGACCACGCTCGGAGCTGCGGACCGGTTCGTGGGCGTCGACTCCATCACTCAGTCGCAGACCGACCAGTTCGTCTGTCTCCTCAACCCAGGGATCGCCGACCTTACCTGTGTCGGCAACCCGAGAGATCTTAACGTCGAGACTGTCCTCGAACTGCAGCCCGACCTCGTGCTGGTCGCAGGATGGAACAAGGAATCCCTTGAAGATCTCGAAGACAAGGGCCTGACCGTCTTTGGTGTCGTCGCTGAGAACCATGACCAGATGAAGAGCACCATGAGCCAGCTTGGAAAAGCTCTCGGGTCTGATGACGCCGCCACTGATTTCACCGAGATTTATCAGAACACCCTTGACGCCGTGACGTCGCAGACCGGAGACCTCCCTGAGGAGCAGCGGCCGAAGGTCTATCTCGGCGGGTGGAACGGGATCTCCTCCTCCGCCGGCGGCGAGATGTTCCAGAGCAGCCTCATCGAGGCCGCAGGCGGCGAAAATGTCGCGTCGGAACTCGCAGGAACCCGTTGGGCTGATGTCAATACCGAGCAACTCCTCGCATGGGACCCTGACATCATCTTCCTCGTTCAGTATCAGAGCGTCTCCACACCCGAGAGCGTGATGAGCGACCCTGACCTCCATAGCATCACCGCCGTCAAGAACGGCCAGGTCTACTGGTTCCCCTCCAACATCTGCGAGTGGGACTCGCCCTCGCCGCAGACCGCCCTCGGTCTGGAGTGGACCGCAAAGACCCTTCACCCCGACCTCTTCAAAGACACCGACGTGACTGCGGATGCAGACTCCTTCTATGAGCAGTTCTATGGGACGTCCTTCACTGAACTTGGTGGGACCGTCCCCGGCACCACCTTCCCGGGCCTGAAGACCACGACTCCTGTCCCCACCACAGTTTCGACTGAAACAGGTGCAGAGGCCTGA
- a CDS encoding P-loop domain-containing protein has translation MHGFSEPNSPGPTLESLSGTSQRKLFDALLSKIIMMGRDGWMAATLEVVGAAGGVVDLPRVREGTNTFVIRSPDGGALQFSVPLLIPFPLPPEIDAGGADGAAWAVIEAVKNGAPDDPRLHPLGGLDTPRPQRYAGWTEPVTLVHSESAMGSGLWKSDLENVLAEDGFHCTVRGALAYPGPPDRQTIRSLGERVADLADGIRTVTERVPRSALMDAVLLSLDQKGLRDRLPAMGLVAFLGDGTRPARVYTPFRQHHRIAGPKDGVHIPFQCPEALEPVEVELPASGRVVTGLGVRRREALVIAGSNAQGKTTLIQAIRAGEDDHAPGDGRELVVTVRGIRTAEAGGLDLNGADVSLFFHRLPPGMTGTPKAAFGQGSGSMTMAMQFAAAIREEAPLIVVDEDRAAANLLVTSCLQEEDVTPLAGLLAGNRAALGDAALVIASSSLDPLIAQADRILVLRGHRADMIHPERFRETYREHLQALIRQMEGGLAARDDAHDTFS, from the coding sequence ATGCATGGATTCTCAGAGCCGAATTCTCCAGGGCCGACACTCGAGAGTCTCTCCGGCACCTCGCAGAGGAAACTCTTTGATGCCCTTCTATCCAAGATCATCATGATGGGCCGGGACGGATGGATGGCGGCGACCTTAGAGGTGGTCGGGGCGGCGGGCGGGGTGGTCGACCTGCCGCGGGTGCGGGAAGGGACGAACACCTTTGTCATCCGCTCGCCCGACGGCGGGGCCCTCCAGTTCTCGGTTCCCCTTCTCATACCTTTCCCGCTCCCCCCGGAGATCGATGCCGGCGGTGCGGACGGCGCGGCCTGGGCCGTGATCGAAGCGGTCAAGAACGGCGCACCCGACGACCCCCGCCTCCACCCTCTCGGCGGACTGGACACGCCGCGGCCGCAACGGTACGCCGGGTGGACCGAACCGGTCACCCTCGTCCACTCTGAATCGGCGATGGGCTCAGGGCTCTGGAAGTCCGACCTGGAGAACGTCCTGGCCGAGGACGGGTTCCATTGCACGGTCAGGGGGGCGCTCGCATACCCCGGGCCCCCCGACCGGCAGACCATCCGGAGCCTCGGCGAGCGCGTGGCTGACCTGGCTGACGGGATCCGTACGGTAACCGAGCGTGTCCCCCGGAGTGCGCTCATGGACGCGGTCCTCCTCTCCCTGGACCAGAAAGGTCTCAGAGACCGCCTGCCGGCGATGGGACTGGTCGCCTTTCTCGGCGACGGCACCAGACCGGCGCGGGTCTACACCCCCTTCCGTCAGCACCACCGGATCGCCGGACCCAAGGATGGGGTGCATATCCCCTTCCAGTGCCCTGAGGCACTGGAGCCGGTGGAGGTCGAACTCCCGGCAAGCGGACGGGTCGTCACCGGCCTTGGGGTGAGGCGCAGAGAGGCGCTGGTCATCGCAGGATCGAATGCCCAGGGGAAGACCACGCTCATCCAGGCGATCCGGGCCGGCGAGGACGATCACGCCCCCGGAGACGGGCGAGAACTGGTCGTCACCGTAAGGGGAATCAGAACCGCAGAGGCGGGAGGGCTCGACCTCAATGGCGCCGATGTGAGTCTCTTCTTCCACCGCCTCCCGCCCGGCATGACAGGGACGCCGAAGGCCGCCTTCGGCCAGGGGAGCGGGTCGATGACGATGGCCATGCAGTTCGCGGCGGCGATACGGGAAGAAGCGCCGCTCATCGTCGTGGACGAGGATCGGGCGGCAGCCAACCTCCTGGTCACAAGTTGCCTCCAGGAAGAGGACGTCACCCCGCTTGCCGGTCTCCTCGCGGGGAACCGTGCGGCCCTCGGCGACGCGGCGCTGGTCATCGCCTCCTCCTCCCTCGACCCCCTCATCGCCCAGGCCGACCGGATCCTGGTGCTGCGGGGACACCGGGCCGACATGATTCATCCAGAAAGATTCAGGGAGACCTATCGAGAGCACCTGCAGGCCCTGATCCGGCAGATGGAGGGAGGCCTGGCGGCGCGTGACGACGCACATGACACGTTCTCATAA
- a CDS encoding MBL fold metallo-hydrolase codes for MKVTILASGSKGNAIYVEGEEGSLLIDAGLSAREIRKRIGDAGGDESDLRGILVTHEHTDHIKGADVLARKFEVPVVGTGGTLAGFLDARTSTKPVATRRVSVGDPFRISGFSVIPFSTAHDAAEPCGYRLEADGVRVGCCLDTGIVTPRIERALGCCDVVVLESNHCPRMLDEGPYPAFLKARIRSKLGHLSNNAAATCLSDIGEDLSAVMLAHLSEVNNTPEKAEETARDVSHDGIEHLIVGDQHAVSETVRI; via the coding sequence ATGAAGGTCACCATCCTTGCAAGTGGGAGCAAGGGCAATGCCATCTATGTGGAGGGAGAGGAAGGCTCCCTTCTCATCGACGCCGGGCTTTCCGCCCGGGAGATCAGGAAGCGGATCGGCGATGCCGGGGGGGACGAGAGCGACCTGCGAGGGATCCTGGTCACCCATGAGCATACTGACCATATCAAGGGGGCCGACGTCCTTGCCAGAAAGTTCGAGGTGCCGGTGGTCGGAACCGGGGGGACACTGGCTGGATTTCTGGATGCGCGGACCTCCACAAAACCGGTGGCGACGCGGAGGGTATCGGTAGGAGATCCATTCAGAATCTCTGGATTTTCGGTGATCCCCTTTTCCACGGCCCACGACGCCGCCGAGCCCTGTGGCTACCGTCTGGAAGCCGACGGAGTCCGCGTCGGGTGCTGCCTGGACACCGGGATCGTCACCCCGCGGATCGAACGGGCCCTCGGATGCTGTGACGTCGTCGTCCTGGAGAGCAACCACTGTCCCAGGATGCTTGACGAAGGGCCCTATCCTGCATTCCTCAAGGCGAGGATCAGGTCGAAACTCGGTCACCTCTCCAACAATGCCGCGGCGACCTGCCTCTCCGACATCGGAGAGGATCTCTCGGCAGTGATGCTTGCTCACCTCTCCGAGGTGAACAACACTCCTGAAAAGGCGGAAGAGACCGCGAGAGATGTTTCCCATGACGGGATCGAGCACCTGATCGTCGGCGACCAGCACGCGGTATCGGAAACGGTGAGGATCTGA
- a CDS encoding ATP-dependent DNA ligase codes for MEFAAFSRVCEQLEGMSGRLEMIDLVASILPSLSDEELPIFVRFVMGRVFPDWSPQKLGIGPNLLYEAIGYVAGRKKADVVAAVNETGDVGCAVERLLATKSQTSFFVEPPTLGGVYGDLTRIAMTDGNRSQREKVRIIKGLLGNVGALEGRYLSRLLLEELRIGVGEGNVRDAIAGAFGVDAALVAHAHQALNDLGEVALLARTGAPALQDVHIAPFRPVKMMLAQQGTIAGMVEDHGAVAVEYKYDGTRFQFHKVGDECRMYSRRLEEVTGAVPDVIERLCAATTHDVILDGEVIAVRDGRPRPFQFVLRRFRRKHEVEAAMEEVELVPNVFDILYLDGETLIDRPLSDRRAVLEEMLSGYVAPQWVNDDTDALETIYQEALDAGHEGVMVKTRGAAYTPGVRGKNWIKVKPAVDTIDLAVVGAEWGEGRRAHLFGSFLLACQDEGGDLLPVGKVATGLSDEDLAFIFRHLKEFVIAEKGKEIVLEPKAVFEVGYAEVQESQNYASGYALRFPRFVRLREDKSVDEIETVGGVAARYEQQFKSL; via the coding sequence ATGGAGTTTGCAGCATTTTCGCGGGTTTGCGAGCAACTCGAAGGGATGAGCGGGAGGCTTGAGATGATCGACCTCGTCGCCTCCATCCTCCCGTCCCTCTCAGACGAGGAACTTCCCATATTTGTCAGGTTTGTGATGGGGCGGGTCTTCCCTGACTGGAGCCCCCAGAAACTCGGCATCGGTCCGAACCTCCTGTACGAGGCGATCGGCTATGTCGCAGGGAGGAAGAAGGCCGACGTCGTCGCCGCGGTCAATGAGACCGGGGACGTCGGGTGTGCCGTCGAGCGGCTCCTCGCCACCAAGTCCCAGACCTCGTTCTTTGTCGAACCCCCCACCCTCGGTGGAGTCTATGGCGACCTCACCAGGATCGCAATGACCGACGGGAACCGTTCGCAGCGGGAGAAGGTCAGGATCATCAAGGGGCTCCTTGGCAATGTGGGAGCCCTTGAAGGGCGGTATCTCTCCCGTCTCCTCCTTGAAGAACTGCGGATCGGTGTCGGTGAAGGAAATGTGCGGGATGCGATCGCCGGGGCCTTCGGCGTCGATGCCGCCCTCGTCGCCCATGCACACCAGGCCCTCAACGACCTCGGAGAGGTCGCTCTTCTGGCGCGCACCGGCGCCCCGGCCCTGCAGGACGTGCACATCGCACCCTTCAGACCGGTGAAGATGATGCTTGCTCAGCAGGGGACGATCGCCGGGATGGTCGAGGACCATGGCGCGGTCGCGGTGGAGTACAAGTACGACGGCACCAGGTTCCAGTTTCACAAAGTCGGGGATGAGTGCAGGATGTACTCGCGCAGGCTTGAAGAGGTCACCGGGGCGGTACCCGATGTGATCGAGAGACTCTGCGCCGCGACGACCCACGACGTGATCCTTGACGGCGAGGTGATTGCGGTCAGAGATGGTCGTCCCCGCCCCTTCCAGTTCGTGCTCAGACGCTTCAGGCGGAAGCACGAGGTCGAGGCGGCGATGGAGGAGGTCGAACTCGTCCCGAATGTTTTCGACATCCTGTACCTCGACGGAGAGACGCTCATCGATCGCCCTCTCTCTGACCGGCGTGCGGTGCTGGAGGAGATGCTTTCCGGGTATGTCGCCCCGCAGTGGGTGAACGACGATACCGATGCCCTCGAGACGATCTATCAGGAGGCTCTGGACGCGGGGCACGAGGGCGTGATGGTCAAGACGCGCGGGGCCGCCTACACCCCGGGCGTACGCGGCAAGAACTGGATCAAGGTCAAACCTGCGGTCGACACCATCGACCTTGCGGTGGTCGGTGCGGAGTGGGGGGAAGGGCGGCGCGCCCATCTCTTCGGTTCGTTCCTTCTTGCCTGCCAGGACGAAGGCGGCGATCTCCTCCCGGTCGGGAAGGTGGCGACCGGGTTGTCGGACGAGGATCTTGCCTTCATCTTCAGGCATCTCAAGGAGTTTGTCATCGCAGAAAAGGGCAAGGAGATCGTTCTTGAGCCGAAGGCCGTCTTCGAGGTCGGGTATGCCGAGGTCCAGGAGAGCCAGAACTATGCGAGCGGTTATGCCCTCAGGTTCCCGCGCTTTGTCAGGTTGCGTGAGGACAAGAGTGTGGACGAGATCGAGACGGTGGGCGGGGTGGCCGCCCGGTACGAGCAGCAGTTCAAGTCCTTATGA
- a CDS encoding DUF2117 domain-containing protein — protein MSPRVPLTMVVHGPEPFDRGDVRAVLSTLGQVRILVAGVMGRTAAEESGLPVECCSAPPSAVLNAQEGPVFLLNHGKTPESGRTFGEIVAGRVMRGDLVHVECASDTVYLWNNGDADLAGRLSAVFGYHVERAAPRVPENGTTRTIKGCLPGEPVCVNGTVIGEATAETVVLEEQDGQVVPVAGLRPKPHGLEKLHRNGPFSLGDAWCKSGEIRRGQGAIDRRCCPERGRVVLIDHCGHHFYDLVTPDTCGVLAIGDDTTAVAGHIALHLGIPLLGITDGDLDGVIGRTFPAGSVVLQVTEGRDDDLGLKIAMSIPDGPVSWHTWLSEAIAGVEDRTQVTIDLRGE, from the coding sequence ATGAGTCCAAGAGTTCCGCTCACCATGGTCGTCCACGGGCCTGAGCCCTTCGACCGTGGGGACGTCAGGGCCGTTCTCTCGACCCTGGGCCAGGTCAGAATCCTCGTAGCCGGGGTGATGGGCCGGACCGCCGCAGAGGAGTCGGGGCTGCCGGTCGAGTGCTGCAGCGCCCCGCCGAGCGCGGTGCTCAACGCCCAGGAGGGGCCGGTCTTCCTCCTCAACCACGGGAAGACCCCTGAGTCAGGCCGGACCTTCGGCGAGATCGTCGCGGGCAGAGTCATGCGCGGCGATCTGGTCCATGTGGAGTGCGCCTCAGATACGGTGTACCTCTGGAACAACGGGGATGCCGACCTTGCCGGACGGCTTTCCGCCGTCTTTGGATATCATGTCGAGCGCGCAGCACCAAGGGTACCTGAGAACGGGACGACCAGGACCATAAAAGGCTGTCTTCCGGGCGAACCGGTCTGCGTAAACGGGACCGTCATCGGTGAAGCGACGGCCGAGACGGTGGTCCTGGAAGAGCAGGACGGCCAGGTCGTTCCGGTGGCGGGGCTTCGCCCCAAACCCCACGGGCTTGAAAAACTGCACCGGAACGGCCCATTCTCCCTGGGGGACGCCTGGTGCAAGAGCGGCGAGATCAGGAGAGGGCAGGGGGCCATCGACCGGAGATGCTGCCCGGAAAGGGGACGGGTTGTGCTCATCGACCACTGCGGCCACCACTTCTACGACCTGGTCACCCCTGACACCTGCGGGGTGCTCGCCATCGGGGACGACACGACGGCGGTCGCCGGGCACATCGCCCTCCACCTTGGCATACCGCTCCTCGGCATCACCGACGGTGACCTTGACGGCGTGATCGGACGGACCTTCCCGGCGGGTTCGGTGGTCCTCCAGGTGACCGAAGGACGGGACGACGATCTCGGACTCAAGATCGCAATGAGCATCCCTGATGGTCCAGTCTCATGGCATACCTGGCTCTCCGAGGCGATCGCAGGCGTAGAGGACCGGACACAGGTAACCATCGACCTGAGAGGCGAGTGA
- a CDS encoding YgiQ family radical SAM protein, translating to MTPQPPFLPMTVREAEHLGIERFDVILITGDAYVDHPSFGTALIGRVLWDAGYTVGVIAQPDWKRPDDFLSLGRPRLFFSISSGNVDSMVNAFTPNKKRRSTDVYSPGGKPHRPDRAVIVYANMVRSLFPDTPILIGGIEASLRRFAHYDYWSDRVRQSVLADAPADLLVYGMGERQVVEAAARCAAGKDLHGIRGTAATMTVAEWREAKPGDDVVAIPGFPEVKDDPGAYARAFGLHAREQDPVRGRTVVQPHPKTVIVQYPPARPLSTSELDRVYDLPYARAAHPSYTEPVPALEPVRFSITTHRGCFGSCAFCALTHHQGRIVQSRSQASILAEAEHFTKMTGFKGVIQDVGGPTANMYGLTCPQWETYGACPDRRCSPDCPNLQTSHAAQVELLRSLRAINGVRHVHISSGIRFDLALADEGYIRELTAHHVSGHLKVAPEHIVRQVTERMNKPGCEVFDRFRERFAGASRAAGKKQYILPYFMSGHPGATLRDAVELAEYIRDHHLYTEQVQDFTPTPMTRSTCMYATGIDPMTMEPVHVPRGQEKQIQRALLQYKDPKNRRLVDEGLRTAGREDLIGTGWACLVRPQRGNERTDRKQWPARRR from the coding sequence ATGACCCCGCAACCCCCCTTCCTCCCGATGACCGTGAGGGAGGCAGAGCACCTCGGCATCGAGAGGTTCGATGTCATTCTCATCACCGGCGACGCCTACGTCGACCACCCTTCTTTCGGGACCGCCCTCATCGGGAGGGTGCTCTGGGACGCAGGTTATACCGTCGGGGTCATCGCCCAGCCCGACTGGAAACGACCCGACGACTTCCTCAGCCTCGGCCGTCCCCGACTCTTCTTCAGCATCTCTTCAGGGAACGTCGACTCGATGGTCAACGCCTTCACCCCGAACAAAAAGAGGCGGAGCACAGACGTCTACTCACCGGGCGGGAAACCGCACCGGCCTGACCGGGCAGTGATCGTCTATGCAAATATGGTCCGATCCCTCTTTCCCGACACCCCGATCCTCATCGGTGGGATCGAGGCAAGCCTCAGGCGCTTCGCCCACTATGACTACTGGTCCGACCGGGTCCGTCAGTCGGTCCTGGCCGATGCTCCGGCAGACCTCCTCGTCTATGGGATGGGAGAGCGGCAGGTCGTCGAGGCCGCCGCACGGTGCGCGGCCGGGAAAGACCTGCACGGGATCAGGGGGACCGCCGCAACCATGACGGTGGCGGAGTGGCGGGAGGCCAAACCTGGAGACGACGTCGTCGCCATCCCCGGTTTCCCGGAGGTGAAAGACGACCCAGGGGCATATGCCAGGGCCTTCGGCCTCCATGCCCGCGAGCAGGATCCGGTGCGTGGCCGGACGGTCGTCCAGCCCCACCCGAAGACCGTGATCGTCCAGTACCCCCCTGCCCGCCCCCTCTCCACGTCCGAACTCGACCGGGTCTACGACCTCCCCTATGCCCGCGCCGCCCATCCTTCATACACAGAACCGGTCCCGGCCCTCGAACCGGTCAGGTTCTCGATCACCACCCATCGCGGCTGCTTTGGTTCCTGCGCCTTCTGCGCCCTCACCCATCACCAGGGACGGATCGTGCAGAGCAGAAGCCAGGCATCGATCCTCGCAGAGGCAGAGCACTTCACGAAGATGACCGGGTTCAAGGGGGTGATCCAGGACGTCGGAGGGCCGACGGCAAACATGTACGGGCTCACCTGCCCGCAGTGGGAGACGTACGGGGCATGCCCGGACCGGCGGTGCAGCCCTGACTGCCCGAACTTGCAGACCTCCCATGCGGCGCAGGTCGAACTCCTCAGAAGTCTACGGGCGATCAACGGTGTGCGACATGTCCACATCTCCTCGGGGATCAGGTTCGACCTCGCCCTGGCCGACGAGGGGTATATCCGGGAACTCACTGCCCACCATGTCTCCGGCCACCTCAAGGTCGCCCCCGAACATATCGTCCGCCAGGTCACCGAGCGGATGAACAAACCAGGGTGCGAGGTCTTCGACCGGTTCAGGGAACGCTTCGCCGGAGCGAGCAGGGCCGCCGGGAAAAAGCAGTACATCCTCCCGTACTTCATGTCAGGTCACCCGGGCGCCACGCTCCGGGACGCCGTCGAACTTGCCGAATATATCAGGGACCACCACCTGTACACCGAGCAGGTCCAGGACTTCACTCCTACCCCGATGACCAGGTCCACCTGCATGTACGCCACCGGGATCGACCCCATGACCATGGAGCCAGTCCATGTGCCGAGGGGTCAGGAGAAACAGATCCAGCGGGCCCTCCTCCAGTACAAAGACCCAAAGAACAGGCGACTCGTGGATGAGGGACTCCGGACCGCCGGCAGAGAGGACCTCATCGGAACCGGGTGGGCGTGCCTGGTCAGGCCTCAGCGCGGGAACGAGCGGACCGACCGAAAACAATGGCCGGCCCGGAGACGATGA
- a CDS encoding energy-coupling factor transporter transmembrane component T family protein → MQEIFQYRSGNSVFHRMNPLAKIAAVAAVVVIAVLTSDPIVLGGMVLAIAAVGAFAGMGRALMQQIPLLLSLGGFLVVVTWLTIPETGIFFGLTLTLRFCAMVFAFQFLVSTTMPTALVRALRKIRFPADYALMTLVALRFIPHLQNEGKKIQEAQAARGFSPGSGIRGRVRGAVPVLVPLITNALGKAEVIGMTIDLRRLRERL, encoded by the coding sequence ATGCAAGAGATCTTCCAGTACAGGAGTGGCAACAGCGTCTTCCACCGCATGAACCCGCTCGCAAAGATCGCGGCGGTCGCAGCAGTCGTCGTCATCGCCGTCCTCACCAGCGATCCGATCGTCCTCGGCGGGATGGTGCTCGCCATTGCGGCAGTCGGTGCCTTCGCAGGTATGGGGAGAGCGTTGATGCAGCAGATCCCGCTCCTCCTCTCTCTCGGAGGGTTCCTGGTCGTCGTCACCTGGCTCACCATCCCGGAGACAGGCATCTTCTTTGGCCTTACGCTTACGCTCCGTTTCTGCGCCATGGTCTTCGCCTTCCAGTTCCTGGTCTCCACGACGATGCCGACCGCCCTCGTCCGCGCCCTCAGGAAGATCAGGTTCCCGGCAGACTATGCGTTGATGACCCTGGTCGCCCTGCGGTTCATCCCGCATCTCCAGAACGAGGGGAAAAAGATCCAGGAGGCACAGGCGGCACGGGGTTTCTCGCCCGGCAGCGGGATCAGAGGGAGAGTCCGCGGTGCCGTACCGGTCCTCGTGCCCCTCATCACCAATGCCCTCGGAAAGGCCGAGGTGATAGGAATGACGATCGACCTGCGCAGACTACGGGAACGCCTCTGA